The Lutibacter profundi genome includes a region encoding these proteins:
- a CDS encoding DUF3570 domain-containing protein yields MKKIIILFTLFLSFGGYSQTISNPNNTYKKRVLESAEIDIISSYYSQNGDNAAVTGGIGTEKLTDVATDIVISIPLNDDDVFTINATVSAYSSASSSNLDPFDLSGASRNGDDDDDDKSSASNITGSPWVASTGASKSDVWVNGNFGYSHSSNNRNTIVGANINFASEFDYISFGFGGNFTKLFNEKNTEINLRANIYLDTWKPVYPTELDSYLEANQNLNRGFFSTIDILDENGNIIDKNGTNVWSPYNTTLVNNTKRNTYSLSIGFSQILSKRAQISLFLDVVQQQGWLANPMQRVYFGDRVNYYVGNASNIKNYTSSINTDVFQLADDIERLPDSRLKTPIGARFNYYINEFVVLRTYYRYYYDDWGITSQTAEIELPVKISDKFTLYPSYRYYTQTAADYFAPYEQNVSTSEFYTSDYDLSKFNSSQIGFGVSYTDIFTERKIWKFGLKSVDFKYSNYRRNTGLTAGIVSLGFKFIMD; encoded by the coding sequence ATGAAAAAAATTATAATACTATTTACATTGTTTTTATCCTTTGGAGGATACTCACAAACAATAAGTAATCCTAACAACACCTATAAAAAGCGAGTATTAGAAAGTGCTGAAATTGATATTATCTCAAGTTATTATTCACAAAATGGGGATAATGCAGCTGTTACAGGAGGAATTGGGACTGAAAAATTGACTGATGTAGCTACAGATATTGTTATTTCTATTCCTTTAAATGATGATGATGTTTTTACAATTAATGCTACAGTTTCAGCCTATTCATCGGCCTCATCAAGTAATTTAGATCCTTTTGATTTATCTGGTGCCTCACGAAATGGTGATGATGACGATGATGATAAATCAAGTGCATCTAACATTACGGGGAGCCCTTGGGTTGCTTCTACAGGAGCCTCAAAAAGTGATGTTTGGGTAAATGGGAATTTTGGTTACAGCCACTCATCTAATAACAGAAATACAATTGTTGGAGCCAATATTAATTTTGCTTCTGAATTTGACTATATCTCATTTGGTTTTGGTGGAAATTTTACAAAACTTTTCAATGAAAAAAATACTGAAATAAACCTAAGGGCAAATATATACCTTGATACTTGGAAGCCTGTTTATCCAACAGAATTAGATTCTTATCTTGAAGCTAACCAAAATCTTAATCGCGGTTTTTTCTCTACCATTGATATTTTAGATGAAAATGGAAATATTATTGATAAAAATGGTACAAACGTATGGAGCCCATACAATACAACTTTAGTAAACAATACAAAAAGAAATACCTATTCATTATCCATTGGATTTTCACAAATATTAAGTAAAAGAGCTCAAATCTCTCTATTTTTAGATGTTGTACAACAACAAGGTTGGCTAGCAAACCCCATGCAACGAGTATATTTTGGAGACAGGGTAAATTACTACGTTGGAAATGCTTCTAATATTAAAAATTATACCTCATCTATTAATACTGATGTCTTTCAATTAGCAGATGATATAGAACGATTACCCGATTCTAGACTTAAAACACCTATTGGAGCTCGATTCAACTATTATATAAATGAATTTGTGGTATTAAGAACCTATTATCGTTACTATTATGATGATTGGGGTATAACCTCTCAAACGGCAGAAATTGAATTACCCGTTAAAATTTCTGACAAGTTTACGCTGTATCCTTCATACAGATACTATACACAAACCGCAGCAGATTATTTTGCACCCTATGAACAAAATGTATCTACTTCTGAATTTTATACTTCTGATTATGATTTATCCAAATTTAATTCAAGTCAAATAGGTTTTGGGGTGTCTTATACCGATATTTTTACCGAGCGTAAAATATGGAAATTCGGACTGAAAAGTGTAGATTTTAAATATAGTAACTATAGAAGAAATACTGGATTAACTGCTGGAATAGTTTCTCTTGGATTTAAATTTATAATGGATTAA
- a CDS encoding DUF4266 domain-containing protein, translating into MIKKISLLLLAIGSLTSCVAVKNYEKVYLNDPDMVLAAKKAAKFETTFQVYREAASGANGGKVGGGCGCN; encoded by the coding sequence ATGATTAAAAAAATTAGTTTACTCCTTTTAGCTATAGGTTCTTTAACTTCTTGTGTAGCTGTAAAAAATTATGAAAAAGTATATTTAAATGACCCCGATATGGTTTTAGCAGCAAAAAAAGCTGCAAAATTCGAAACAACTTTCCAAGTATATAGAGAGGCTGCCTCAGGTGCAAATGGAGGAAAAGTAGGTGGTGGTTGTGGTTGTAATTAA
- a CDS encoding FecR domain-containing protein — MKLFLLFFLIWLIPFTIFSQQEKVFSVEFNNTQMFEVLNFLEKRYHVKFSYQDNLIKDQEISLKAQKRTLEEVLNEISILINVDFEWLDNRYIFLKKRFVAEEGLHLKEVVIKGYLTKGITKNKNATFEIHPKKLEILPGLTEPDIFESIQQFPGVVSPNETATGLIVRGGSSDQNRIIWDGINMYHNGHLFGMISAFNPNITEKVIFHNKGTNPKFGERISSVIDISTKTKLSNKVEAEFGVNAINFDAYLSIPIVKNKLSVQLSYRRSYEDKYETSTFKNLEKKVFQHTAINETTSSDEKFKFKDYNLKLNFKPNKKNTFALSVIHIDNDLEHVFEDLAINNLNKNILDTENEGYSVSWEKKWSPKVSQQTQAFLSKYRLNYNFITIENLIQISDFDKRNNIYDSGLSTEVQININEKGNLSSGYQYTLKDVSYEIKETANLLYILDRDKTIVNTHSFYSNYTYRNSKKIDIDGGIRLNYYKELNAFRVEPRLVINKDLFRNLKLQITGEIKNQIISQIEETVLSNLSLENKLWRLADGNKFPIINSKQVSAGFLYSNNGWSIDIDHYYKKIKGITTLSIGYLNPEDSRFHVGNQKVFGSDFYLEKEFKKIKTWISYSYTNVKNKFEGLNNNKYFTSSIEIKHAISASLSYKVNKLQLALGWKWQSGRPYTESLSDFEDNDFEGINTEKLSNYHRLDFSSTYKFNFSKEGATRGKIGFSIRNIYNRKSYLSREYTGNNAINDPIVAIDKFSLGITPNFLFRVYW; from the coding sequence ATGAAGTTATTTCTTCTATTTTTTTTGATATGGTTAATACCTTTCACAATTTTTTCTCAGCAAGAAAAAGTTTTTTCTGTTGAGTTTAACAATACCCAAATGTTTGAGGTATTAAATTTTTTAGAAAAAAGATACCACGTCAAATTTTCTTATCAAGATAATTTAATTAAAGACCAAGAAATTAGCTTAAAAGCACAAAAAAGAACGCTTGAAGAGGTGCTAAATGAAATATCAATATTAATTAACGTTGATTTTGAGTGGCTTGATAATCGTTACATATTTCTTAAAAAGAGATTCGTAGCTGAAGAGGGGTTGCATTTAAAAGAGGTTGTTATAAAAGGTTATTTAACAAAAGGTATTACTAAAAATAAAAATGCAACTTTTGAAATACATCCTAAAAAGTTAGAAATTTTACCAGGTCTTACAGAACCAGATATTTTTGAAAGTATTCAGCAATTTCCAGGTGTTGTTAGTCCAAACGAAACAGCTACAGGTTTAATTGTTAGAGGAGGATCTTCAGATCAAAATAGGATTATTTGGGATGGGATAAACATGTATCATAACGGTCACTTATTTGGGATGATTTCAGCGTTTAATCCTAACATTACAGAAAAAGTAATATTTCACAATAAAGGAACAAACCCAAAGTTTGGAGAGCGTATATCCAGCGTAATAGATATTTCAACCAAAACTAAATTGTCTAATAAAGTTGAGGCAGAGTTTGGTGTTAATGCCATTAATTTTGATGCTTATTTGTCAATTCCAATTGTAAAAAATAAATTAAGTGTGCAACTTTCATACAGAAGATCTTATGAAGATAAATATGAAACCTCAACGTTTAAGAATTTAGAAAAAAAAGTTTTTCAGCACACTGCAATAAACGAAACCACAAGTTCAGATGAGAAATTTAAATTTAAAGATTACAATTTGAAATTAAACTTTAAACCAAATAAAAAAAACACGTTTGCCTTAAGTGTTATTCATATTGATAACGATTTGGAACATGTATTTGAAGATTTAGCTATTAATAATTTAAATAAAAACATTTTAGATACCGAAAATGAAGGATACAGTGTGAGTTGGGAAAAGAAATGGAGTCCTAAAGTAAGTCAACAAACTCAAGCTTTTCTGTCTAAATACCGTTTAAACTATAATTTTATTACAATTGAAAATTTAATACAAATTTCTGATTTTGATAAGCGAAATAATATTTATGATTCAGGGTTGTCTACAGAAGTGCAAATAAATATAAATGAAAAAGGTAACTTATCTTCAGGTTATCAGTATACATTGAAAGATGTAAGCTATGAAATTAAAGAGACAGCCAATTTATTGTATATTTTAGATAGAGATAAAACAATTGTCAACACACATTCATTTTATTCAAATTATACATATAGAAATTCTAAAAAGATAGATATAGATGGAGGAATTCGCTTAAATTATTACAAAGAATTAAATGCATTTAGAGTTGAACCTAGACTTGTTATTAATAAAGATTTATTTAGAAATCTAAAACTTCAAATTACAGGAGAAATAAAAAACCAAATAATTAGTCAAATAGAAGAGACTGTATTAAGTAATTTATCATTAGAAAATAAATTATGGCGTTTAGCTGATGGTAATAAGTTTCCAATAATTAACAGTAAGCAAGTTTCAGCAGGGTTTTTATATAGTAACAATGGTTGGAGTATTGATATTGATCATTATTATAAAAAAATTAAAGGAATTACAACTCTTTCAATAGGTTATTTAAATCCAGAAGATAGTAGGTTTCATGTGGGGAATCAAAAAGTTTTTGGCTCAGATTTTTATTTAGAGAAAGAATTTAAGAAAATAAAAACTTGGATAAGTTACTCGTATACAAATGTTAAAAATAAATTTGAAGGTTTAAATAATAATAAATACTTTACTTCAAGTATAGAAATTAAACATGCTATTTCAGCTTCACTAAGTTATAAAGTAAACAAATTACAATTAGCTTTGGGTTGGAAGTGGCAATCAGGAAGGCCTTACACAGAATCTTTAAGTGATTTTGAGGATAATGATTTTGAAGGAATAAATACTGAAAAACTAAGTAATTATCATCGGCTAGATTTTTCTTCAACCTATAAATTTAATTTTTCAAAAGAAGGTGCAACTCGAGGTAAAATAGGTTTTTCTATTAGGAATATATACAATAGAAAGAGTTATTTAAGTAGAGAATACACAGGAAATAATGCAATTAACGACCCAATTGTTGCCATAGATAAGTTTTCATTAGGAATAACTCCAAATTTTCTTTTTAGAGTTTATTGGTAA
- the argB gene encoding acetylglutamate kinase: MKSKLNIVKIGGNIINDEGALTSFLKDFSALKGYKILVHGGGKKATELASLMGLKPKMINGRRITDAANLDVVTMVYAGLLNKKITAQLQKNNCNAMGLSGVDANCILAHKRTVKDIDYGFAGDVDEVNSEFINVLLQNNVTPVFCAITHDKNGQLLNTNADTIASEIAVAMSKLFNVRLNYIFELKGVLESIEDKNSVIKHINLEKYKQLIKEGVISEGMLPKLHNCFNALEKGVQKVKMGDASLVKNESNLYTTLSL; encoded by the coding sequence ATGAAAAGTAAACTAAATATCGTTAAAATTGGAGGCAATATCATTAATGACGAGGGTGCATTAACGTCTTTTTTAAAAGATTTTTCAGCACTTAAAGGTTATAAAATATTAGTTCACGGAGGAGGGAAGAAAGCTACTGAATTGGCATCACTAATGGGTTTAAAACCTAAAATGATAAATGGGAGAAGAATTACCGATGCCGCTAATTTAGATGTTGTAACTATGGTATATGCAGGTTTGTTGAATAAAAAAATAACAGCACAACTTCAAAAAAATAATTGTAATGCAATGGGATTATCGGGTGTTGATGCTAATTGTATTTTAGCGCACAAAAGAACTGTAAAAGACATTGATTATGGTTTTGCGGGTGATGTTGATGAAGTGAATTCAGAATTTATAAATGTGTTATTACAAAATAATGTAACGCCGGTGTTTTGCGCTATTACCCATGATAAAAACGGACAATTATTAAATACAAATGCCGATACTATTGCTTCAGAAATTGCTGTGGCAATGAGTAAACTATTTAATGTGCGTTTAAATTATATTTTTGAATTGAAAGGTGTTTTAGAAAGTATTGAGGATAAAAATTCAGTAATAAAACATATTAATTTAGAAAAATATAAGCAATTAATTAAAGAAGGTGTTATCTCAGAAGGAATGCTTCCAAAGCTCCATAACTGTTTTAATGCTTTAGAAAAAGGGGTTCAGAAAGTAAAAATGGGAGATGCTTCATTGGTAAAAAACGAATCAAATTTATATACAACATTAAGTTTGTAA
- a CDS encoding RluA family pseudouridine synthase, whose product MASTKNNLEILFEDNHLIVINKQSGDIIQGDKTGDKPLSEIVKEYIKVKFNKPGNVFLGVVHRLDRPTTGVVVFAKTSKALERFNKMLRDKTVNKTYWAVVKNKPKKDSDTLIGFLKKNPKNNKSTSYSSEIEGSKKAILHYKILKPLTNYHLLEVDLETGRHHQIRCQLAAIGSPIKGDLKYGFNRSNKDASIHLHARKIEFVHPVTKENISIIAPTPKETIWDACN is encoded by the coding sequence ATGGCTTCAACTAAAAATAATTTGGAAATTTTATTTGAAGACAATCACCTCATAGTTATCAATAAACAATCAGGCGATATTATTCAAGGAGATAAAACCGGCGATAAACCTTTGAGTGAAATTGTAAAAGAGTACATCAAAGTTAAATTTAATAAACCTGGAAACGTTTTTTTAGGTGTTGTTCATCGACTTGACAGGCCAACAACTGGCGTAGTTGTTTTTGCAAAAACATCAAAAGCTTTGGAGCGTTTTAACAAAATGTTACGAGATAAAACCGTAAATAAGACCTATTGGGCAGTTGTTAAAAATAAGCCTAAAAAAGACAGCGATACCCTTATTGGTTTTTTAAAAAAGAATCCTAAAAATAACAAATCAACGTCTTATTCTTCTGAAATTGAAGGAAGTAAAAAAGCAATTCTTCATTATAAAATATTAAAACCTTTAACTAATTATCACTTATTAGAAGTAGATTTAGAAACTGGTAGACACCACCAAATTAGATGCCAATTAGCTGCAATTGGTAGCCCAATTAAAGGCGATTTAAAATATGGCTTTAACAGAAGCAACAAAGATGCAAGTATTCATTTACATGCTCGAAAAATTGAGTTTGTTCATCCCGTAACTAAAGAAAATATTTCTATTATTGCTCCAACACCAAAAGAAACTATTTGGGATGCTTGTAACTAA
- a CDS encoding FecR family protein, with translation MNKNKVHNESEYFLAAWSEGKISAEELKKYVSEEDFNAYMELEKGIHLYEKLEAPLDHSFKKIQEKIKNKSKSKVRKLYIGWFTSIAASVVLFIGLYSLLGNNTVLFNTDIGEHKNVALLDGSEVILNSKSEISYNKKTWRKEREVTLKGEAYFKVQKGSTFTVKTLNGFVTVLGTQFNVIARDDFFEVVCYEGKVSVKNDSSSTILLPGNSVRVLNGKIMEDYQVKQQSPSWILGESTFKSIPLKYVINALENQYNVSFDRSSIDESIIYTGSFDNNNLEIALATVFKPTGIKYNKTAGKRILLSKN, from the coding sequence ATGAATAAAAACAAAGTACATAATGAGAGTGAATATTTTTTAGCTGCTTGGAGTGAAGGAAAAATCTCAGCTGAAGAACTTAAGAAATATGTTTCTGAAGAAGATTTTAATGCCTATATGGAACTTGAAAAAGGAATTCATCTTTATGAAAAGTTAGAAGCACCTTTAGATCATTCATTCAAGAAAATTCAAGAGAAAATTAAAAACAAATCCAAATCCAAAGTTCGAAAATTATATATAGGTTGGTTTACATCTATTGCAGCTTCTGTTGTTTTATTTATAGGTTTATATAGTTTACTTGGGAATAACACAGTTTTATTCAATACTGATATAGGTGAACATAAAAATGTTGCATTATTAGATGGTTCTGAAGTAATATTAAATTCAAAATCAGAAATTAGCTATAACAAAAAAACTTGGAGAAAAGAAAGGGAAGTTACATTAAAGGGAGAAGCCTATTTTAAAGTTCAAAAAGGAAGTACTTTTACGGTAAAAACATTAAATGGTTTTGTAACAGTATTAGGAACTCAATTTAATGTTATAGCACGAGATGATTTTTTTGAAGTAGTTTGTTATGAAGGAAAAGTGAGCGTAAAAAATGATAGTAGTAGTACAATCCTTTTACCGGGGAACTCAGTAAGAGTATTAAATGGTAAAATTATGGAAGATTACCAGGTAAAACAACAATCTCCTAGTTGGATTTTGGGAGAAAGCACCTTTAAAAGTATTCCTCTTAAATATGTTATAAACGCCTTAGAAAATCAATACAATGTTAGTTTTGACAGAAGTTCAATTGATGAATCAATTATTTATACAGGAAGTTTTGATAATAACAACCTAGAAATAGCCTTAGCAACTGTTTTTAAACCAACAGGCATAAAATATAACAAAACAGCGGGTAAAAGAATTTTACTAAGTAAAAATTAA
- a CDS encoding RNA polymerase sigma factor has translation MIRDINNICNPVIFEKVFRTYSKDLKRFLYFKFGDMESCEDILQDTFVKLWDNCSSVNYNKVKSYLFTIGNNLFLNIKKHEKIVREHQQIKVNESTHESPEFLLLEQEFQLKLEKAINALSEKQREVFLLNKIEKKKYKEIAEMLGLSVKAVEKRMHGALKALRDKIGNI, from the coding sequence ATGATTAGAGACATAAATAATATTTGCAACCCTGTAATTTTTGAAAAGGTTTTTAGAACTTATTCAAAAGATTTAAAAAGGTTTTTATACTTTAAGTTTGGTGATATGGAGTCTTGTGAAGATATTTTGCAAGATACTTTTGTGAAACTTTGGGATAACTGTTCAAGTGTTAATTATAATAAGGTTAAGAGTTATTTATTTACGATAGGAAATAATTTATTTTTAAATATTAAGAAACATGAAAAAATAGTTCGTGAACATCAACAAATAAAAGTTAACGAAAGTACTCATGAATCTCCTGAATTTTTATTGTTAGAGCAAGAGTTTCAACTTAAATTAGAAAAAGCAATTAATGCATTATCAGAAAAACAACGAGAAGTTTTTTTATTAAATAAAATTGAAAAGAAAAAATACAAGGAAATTGCAGAAATGTTAGGGTTATCAGTTAAAGCAGTTGAAAAAAGAATGCATGGAGCATTAAAAGCATTGAGAGATAAAATAGGAAACATTTAA
- a CDS encoding thioredoxin family protein: protein MTKNIIIILVFLLTITTINAQEWLSDFETAKEIATAKNKNIVLVFQGSDWCAPCIKLDKEIWSTKEFKNYAAANFVLLKVDFPRKNKNKLDPIQQKKNNSLMEKYDKNGFFPYVAVLDKNGNVLGSTGYKKMKPAEYIKLLASF, encoded by the coding sequence ATGACAAAAAATATAATTATAATTCTCGTATTTTTATTAACTATAACCACTATAAATGCACAAGAATGGTTAAGTGATTTTGAAACCGCAAAAGAAATAGCTACTGCTAAAAATAAAAATATTGTATTGGTATTTCAAGGGTCAGATTGGTGTGCGCCTTGCATTAAACTTGATAAAGAAATATGGAGCACAAAAGAGTTCAAGAATTATGCTGCAGCAAATTTTGTACTGCTAAAAGTTGATTTTCCTAGAAAAAACAAAAACAAATTAGATCCTATTCAACAAAAAAAGAACAATAGTCTTATGGAAAAATACGATAAAAATGGTTTTTTTCCCTACGTAGCTGTTCTTGATAAAAATGGAAATGTTTTAGGAAGTACAGGCTATAAAAAAATGAAGCCTGCTGAGTACATTAAACTTTTAGCTTCTTTTTAA
- a CDS encoding FAD:protein FMN transferase, protein MRKHILYIAILISYSLNAQEVYKRTLKLMGSRFDISVVANNTVEGNSFINIAVNEISRIEKLISSWDSNSQTSIIIKNAGIKPTKVSPELFELIKRSLVLSKLTDGAFDISYASMDNIWKFDGSLKTMPSKEAIKNSVSKVGYKNIILDKEKLTVFLKLKGMKIGFGAIGKGYAADKAKQLLISKGVKAGIINASGDMNTWGKQPNGDYWKVAITNPLNKNNAFALLPIKNGAVVTSGNYEKYVIFNGKRYTHIIDPRTGYPSTGITSVTVFAPKAELADALATSVFVMGTKVGLNRINQLPNIECIIIDDKGEIHTSKHININKL, encoded by the coding sequence ATGAGAAAACACATCTTATATATTGCAATTCTAATTTCATATTCATTAAATGCTCAAGAAGTTTATAAAAGAACTTTAAAGCTTATGGGAAGTCGGTTTGATATTTCTGTTGTAGCAAATAATACTGTTGAAGGTAACTCATTTATAAATATTGCAGTAAATGAAATCTCAAGAATTGAAAAATTAATATCCTCGTGGGATTCTAATTCGCAAACTTCCATCATTATTAAAAATGCTGGGATAAAACCAACAAAAGTTAGTCCGGAATTATTTGAATTAATTAAACGTTCTTTAGTGCTATCAAAACTTACTGATGGTGCCTTCGACATAAGTTACGCATCCATGGATAACATTTGGAAATTTGATGGAAGTTTAAAAACAATGCCTTCAAAAGAAGCCATTAAAAATTCTGTTTCTAAAGTTGGATACAAGAATATTATTCTTGACAAAGAAAAGTTAACCGTTTTTCTAAAATTAAAAGGAATGAAAATTGGATTTGGAGCTATCGGAAAAGGATATGCTGCCGATAAAGCCAAACAATTATTAATATCAAAAGGTGTAAAAGCAGGCATTATTAATGCCTCTGGAGATATGAATACTTGGGGAAAACAACCTAATGGTGATTATTGGAAAGTTGCAATTACAAATCCTTTAAATAAAAACAATGCTTTTGCTCTTTTACCAATTAAAAATGGTGCAGTTGTAACATCTGGAAATTATGAAAAATACGTAATTTTTAATGGTAAACGCTATACACATATTATTGACCCTAGAACAGGCTACCCTTCAACAGGAATTACAAGTGTTACCGTTTTTGCTCCCAAAGCTGAATTGGCTGATGCACTAGCAACATCTGTATTTGTTATGGGTACAAAGGTTGGTTTAAATAGAATTAACCAATTACCAAATATTGAGTGCATTATTATTGACGATAAAGGTGAAATTCACACATCAAAACATATAAATATTAATAAATTATGA
- a CDS encoding M20 family metallo-hydrolase, translating into MINQLTKEAIELLKNLISKQSFSGEENETALLIMQWFSSHNIKFESNKHNVWAKNKYFDTSKKTILLNSHHDTVKPNKNYTKNPLNPEVTDGKLYGLGSNDAGGSLVSLLATFTYYYERDDLSYNFVIVASAEEENSGSNGLNSMLSIIPEIDFAIIGEPTLMNLAIAEKGLLVLDCEAKGTSGHAAHGIGDNAIYNAIEDIHWVQNFNFPKVSETLGKVKMTVTQIEAGHQHNVIPANCNYVVDVRVTDMYSNKEVLEIIQSNVKSKVTARSLRLNSSSIPKNHPIVEAGIKLGRETYGSPTLSDQAVLSCPSLKLGPGQSLRSHTADEFIYLYEIEEGIDLYIKILNEIV; encoded by the coding sequence ATGATAAATCAACTAACAAAAGAAGCCATTGAATTGTTGAAGAATTTAATTTCAAAGCAGTCATTTTCAGGAGAAGAAAATGAAACAGCATTGTTAATAATGCAATGGTTTTCTAGTCATAATATAAAGTTTGAAAGTAACAAACACAATGTTTGGGCAAAAAACAAGTATTTTGATACTTCAAAAAAAACCATTTTATTAAACTCACATCATGATACGGTAAAACCAAATAAAAACTACACGAAAAACCCATTAAATCCAGAAGTGACGGATGGGAAATTGTATGGCTTAGGAAGCAATGATGCTGGTGGAAGTTTGGTGTCGTTATTGGCAACTTTCACCTATTATTATGAGAGAGATGATTTGAGTTATAATTTTGTTATTGTGGCTTCAGCTGAAGAAGAAAATTCGGGTTCGAATGGTTTAAATAGTATGTTGTCAATAATTCCTGAAATAGATTTTGCAATTATTGGCGAACCTACATTAATGAATTTAGCCATTGCCGAAAAAGGGTTGTTAGTATTAGATTGCGAGGCTAAAGGAACTTCAGGTCATGCGGCGCATGGAATTGGAGATAATGCAATTTACAATGCGATTGAAGATATACATTGGGTTCAAAATTTTAATTTTCCAAAGGTTTCTGAAACATTAGGAAAGGTTAAAATGACGGTTACACAAATTGAAGCTGGACATCAACACAATGTAATTCCAGCTAATTGTAACTATGTGGTTGATGTTAGAGTAACGGATATGTACAGTAATAAAGAAGTGTTAGAGATTATACAATCAAATGTAAAATCTAAAGTTACTGCAAGATCTTTACGGTTAAATTCTTCTTCAATACCAAAAAATCATCCAATTGTTGAAGCCGGAATTAAATTAGGAAGAGAAACGTATGGCTCACCTACACTTTCAGATCAAGCGGTGTTAAGTTGTCCATCTTTAAAATTAGGACCAGGGCAAAGTTTACGTTCTCATACGGCTGATGAATTTATATATTTATATGAAATTGAAGAAGGAATAGACTTGTATATTAAAATATTAAATGAAATTGTGTAA
- the argH gene encoding argininosuccinate lyase, with protein MKLWDKGFSTDKKIDLFTVGNDRELDLVLAKYDIIGNIAHAKMLHKIGLLTATEIRDLEIELNTILKTIENGEFIIEDSFEDVHSKVEFLLTEKLGDTGKKIHTARSRNDQVLVDVHLYVKDALNEINEGVDDLFDLLITLAKKYKEVLLPGYTHLQVAMPSSFGLWFSAYAETLIDDIYFLKAAYKVADQNPLGSAAGYGSSFPIDRDFTTKALNFETLKYNSVAAQMGRGKLEKSVSFALSSIASTLSKMSMDICLYMSQNFSFISFPDELTTGSSIMPHKKNPDVFELIRGKCNKLQALPYEFTLITNNLPSGYHRDLQLLKEGLIPSFSTLKSCLEMLTYSLKNIQVKTNIVEDEKYLYLFSVEEVNKLVQSGVPFRDAYKIVGKNIDEGNFKPNKNVVHTHKGSLGNLCLDEIVAKKEAI; from the coding sequence ATGAAACTTTGGGATAAAGGATTTTCAACCGATAAAAAAATAGATTTATTTACAGTTGGAAACGATAGAGAATTAGATTTAGTTTTAGCAAAATATGATATTATTGGAAATATAGCTCATGCTAAAATGTTACATAAAATTGGATTACTTACTGCTACGGAAATTAGAGATTTAGAAATTGAATTAAATACAATTTTAAAAACTATTGAAAATGGAGAATTTATTATTGAAGATTCTTTTGAAGATGTACATTCTAAAGTAGAGTTTTTACTAACAGAGAAGTTAGGAGATACAGGTAAGAAAATTCATACTGCACGTTCAAGAAATGATCAGGTTTTAGTAGATGTGCATTTGTATGTAAAAGATGCTTTAAATGAAATAAATGAAGGTGTTGATGATTTATTTGATTTATTAATAACGTTAGCTAAAAAATATAAAGAAGTATTGTTACCAGGATATACACATTTACAAGTGGCAATGCCTTCATCATTTGGCCTGTGGTTTTCAGCCTATGCAGAAACGTTAATTGATGATATTTATTTTTTAAAAGCAGCGTATAAAGTAGCAGATCAAAATCCGTTAGGTTCGGCTGCTGGTTATGGAAGTTCATTTCCAATTGACAGAGACTTTACAACTAAAGCATTAAATTTTGAAACCTTAAAATATAATTCTGTGGCAGCTCAAATGGGAAGAGGAAAATTAGAAAAATCAGTATCTTTTGCGTTAAGCTCAATAGCGAGTACTTTATCAAAAATGAGTATGGATATTTGTTTGTATATGAGTCAGAATTTTAGTTTTATTTCTTTTCCTGATGAATTAACAACAGGTTCTAGTATAATGCCTCATAAGAAAAACCCTGATGTTTTTGAATTAATTAGAGGGAAATGTAACAAATTACAAGCATTACCTTATGAGTTTACACTAATAACAAACAATCTTCCAAGTGGATATCACAGAGATTTACAATTGTTAAAAGAAGGGTTAATCCCTTCATTTTCAACATTGAAATCATGTTTGGAAATGTTAACGTATTCATTAAAAAATATTCAAGTAAAAACCAATATTGTTGAAGATGAAAAATATTTGTATTTATTTAGTGTTGAAGAGGTTAATAAATTAGTTCAAAGTGGTGTTCCATTTAGAGATGCATATAAAATTGTTGGAAAAAACATTGATGAAGGTAATTTTAAACCTAATAAAAATGTAGTTCATACACACAAAGGAAGTTTAGGAAATTTATGTTTGGATGAAATAGTTGCTAAAAAGGAGGCTATTTAA